The proteins below are encoded in one region of Oncorhynchus masou masou isolate Uvic2021 chromosome 15, UVic_Omas_1.1, whole genome shotgun sequence:
- the LOC135556228 gene encoding myosin light chain kinase 2, skeletal/cardiac muscle-like, which produces MVDRSAAEPTMSSSLVNSLAKVYDPNPLHGQKLAGTKLIRSPTGPDKQPQTPSSSSSSSSSSPVIVTWCVETESRMDSLSSQMERLLNIQETVITRLDGLSRDLGGVGREVASLRAGAWGSSGGLGQTQGKTQTQGVEVEGQAQEVAVACRVLQGVVQEASQRVEQQGKRLEGVERLVEGMHQVIGFIGEVVKSSLLAELLFNKPGGCKGAKAKQARKLKGNGMRDGKDKAKLSLKCLKAQKKKPPDASDSVEALLLDQVEKLNRQNAEHSHGNGVVLDMPHIPVVQPEYMEELEGKEEEKRKTPEQEEEQWAREEEEEEGDIFGESDPEEEGREGEALKIKVKHVQEEDGEKSGEGGEKESSEPLESSAELGEVAASSKRGIKEECWVKDNLKKSRVEERKEAEEEEEGVPEGSELQAAQSEAEKTEKEEEVDDGQPKEYIIDSSPPPAAPFDHRIVTPKPHQVTTFYTINREEVLGGGRFGQVHKCVENSSGLKLAAKIIKARSQKEKDVVKNEIQVMNQLNHANLIQLYAAFESHHDIILVMEYVDGGELFDRIIDENYNLTELDTVLFIRQICEGLQYMHKMYILHLDLKPENILCVSRATNKIKIIDFGLARRYKPREKLRVNFGTPEFLAPEVINYEFVSFPTDMWSLGVITYMLLTGLSPFLGDDDNETLNNILACQWNFEEEEFTDISEEAKDFIARLLIKSNSWRMSASQSLKHSWLSDRNLHYRLHQKKNKCHSTHPHPPRKSRPSPIQNESPLQKDSQDPVGTL; this is translated from the exons ATGGTTGACCGCTCTGCTGCGGAACCCACCATGAGCTCCAGTCTGGTCAACTCTCTTGCCAAGGTGTACGACCCCAACCCTCTTCATGGTCAGAAACTGGCCGGGACAAAGCTGATACGTTCACCCACTGGACCTGACAAACAACCCCAGACaccgtcctcttcctcctcctcctcctcctcttctccggTCATTGTTACATGGTGCGTTGAGACTGAAAGCCGCATGGACTCTCTAAGCAGCCAGATGGAGCGTCTGCTTAACATCCAGGAGACCGTCATCACCCGGCTGGACGGCCTGTCCCGGGACCTGGGGGGCGTGGGGAGGGAGGTGGCCTCTCTCCGGGCCGGGGCCTGGGGGTCATCTGGAGGTCTGGGCCAGACCCAGGGTAAGACCCAGAcccagggggtggaggtggagggtcaggcCCAGGAGGTGGCTGTGGCCTGTAGGGTGCTCCAGGGGGTGGTGCAGGAGGCCAGCCAGCGAGTGGAGCAGCAGGGGAAGAGgctggagggagtggagaggctggTGGAAGGAATGCATCAGGTCATCGGTTTCATCGGAGAGGTGGTGAAGAGCTCTCTGCTGGCTGAGCTGCTGTTTAATAAGCCTGGAGGCTGTAAGGGGGCTAAGGCCAAACAAGCCAGGAAG ctgAAGGGCAACGGCATGAGGGATGGGAAGGACAAGGCCAAGCTCAGCCTGAAGTGCCTGAAAGCCCAGAAGAAGAAGCCTCCAGACGCATCAG ACTCTGTAGAGGCCCTCCTTCTAGACCAGGTAGAGAAGCTCAACAGGCAGAATGCTGAGCATTCCCATGGTAATGGGGTGGTTCTGGACATGCCCCATATCCCTGTTGTCCAACCAGAATACATGGAAGAgctagaggggaaggaggaggagaagaggaaaaccCCTGAGCAGGAGGAAGAGCAGTGGGCcagggaagaagaggaagaggagggggatataTTTGGTGAATCTGACCctgaggaagagggaagagagggagaggcactGAAGATTAAGGTGAAGCATGTTCAAGAGGAAGACGGGGAGaagagtggggaaggaggggagaaagagtCATCAGAACCTCTAGAAAG TTCTGCGGAGTTAGGTGAGGTGGCTGCCAGCAGTAAACGTGGAATCAAAGAGGAGTGTTGGGTGAAAGATAACTTGAAGAAGAGTCGagtggaggaaaggaaagaggcggaagaggaggaagaaggagttCCCGAGGGTTCAGAGCTTCAGGCTGCCCAATCAGAGGCAGAGAAGacggagaaggaagaggaggtggatGATGGACAGCCAAAAGAGTACATCATTG acTCTAGCCCTCCGCCAGCAGCTCCCTTTGACCACCGCATCGTGACTCCGAAACCTCACCAGGTTACTACCTTCTACACCATTAACAGAGAGGAAGTCCTAGGAGG GGGACGTTTTGGACAAGTCCATAAATGCGTAGAGAACTCTTCTGGACTGAAGCTGGCTGCCAAGATTATCAAAGCCAGGAGCCAGAAAGAGAAG GATGTGGTGAAGAATGAGATCCAGGTGATGAACCAACTCAATCACGCCAACCTGATCCAGCTCTACGCTGCCTTCGAGTCACACCACGACATCATCCTCGTCATGGAATA TGTGGATGGAGGGGAGCTGTTTGACCGGATCATAGACGAGaactacaacctgacagagctggacaCTGTGCTGTTCATCAGACAGATCTGTGAGGGATTACAGTACATGCACAAGATGTACATCTTACATCTCGACCTCAAG CCGGAGAACATTCTGTGTGTGAGCAGAGCTACAAACAAGATCAAAATAATAGACTTTGGGCTTGCAAGAAG GTATAAGCCCAGGGAAAAGTTGAGGGTTAATTTTGGAACGCCGGAATTCCTAGCTCCGGAAGTCATCAACTATGAATTTGTCTCATTCCCCACAGACATGTGGAGTCTGGGGGTCATCACATACATGCT GCTGACTGGTCTGTCTCCATTCCTTGGTGACGATGACAACGAGACACTGAACAACATCCTTGCCTGTCAGTGGAACTTTGAGGAGGAGGAGTTCACCGACATCTCTGAGGAGGCCAAAGACTTTATTGCGCGCCTGCTGATCAAGAGCAATAG TTGGAGGATGAGTGCCTCACAGTCACTGAAACATTCCTGGCTGTCGGACCGTAATCTTCACTACCGCCTGCATCAgaag AAAAATAAGTGCCACTCAACGCACCCTCACCCTCCACGAAAATCTAGACCG TCCCCCATCCAGAATGAGTCTCCCCTTCAAAAGGACTCCCAAGACCCTGTGGGCACCTTATGA